In Priestia megaterium NBRC 15308 = ATCC 14581, the following proteins share a genomic window:
- a CDS encoding SDR family oxidoreductase encodes MIALTGKVALVTGAASGIGRASAITLAEQGARVALLDLDEEKLQEVKETIMSSGGECIAIKTDVSDSESIKESIETISSLWSQLHIISINAGINGTFSSIEELSPEDWTKTIDTNLTSTFLTVKHSIPYLKAQGGSIIITSSINGNRTFSNIGMSAYSSSKAGQMAFGKMAALELSTYGIRVNVICPGAVDTNIESNTFRQEDKLKEVAIPIEYPNGNQPLAKRSAKPEEVADLIFFLASDASKHITGSEMFIDGGESLL; translated from the coding sequence ATGATTGCATTAACTGGAAAAGTTGCGCTTGTGACGGGAGCGGCGTCTGGAATTGGACGCGCTTCAGCCATTACACTAGCTGAACAAGGAGCGCGCGTTGCTCTTTTAGATTTAGACGAAGAAAAATTACAAGAAGTAAAAGAGACCATCATGTCGAGCGGCGGAGAGTGTATAGCCATTAAAACAGACGTATCTGACTCTGAAAGTATAAAAGAGAGTATCGAAACGATCAGCAGCTTATGGAGTCAATTACATATTATTTCTATTAACGCAGGCATCAACGGTACGTTCTCTTCTATTGAAGAACTATCACCAGAAGATTGGACAAAAACGATTGATACAAATTTAACAAGTACTTTTTTAACTGTGAAGCATTCTATTCCTTATTTGAAAGCTCAGGGAGGAAGCATTATTATTACTAGCTCAATTAACGGCAACCGTACATTTTCAAATATCGGCATGAGCGCATACAGTTCCTCAAAGGCTGGCCAAATGGCGTTCGGCAAAATGGCAGCTCTTGAACTTTCTACATACGGAATACGGGTAAACGTCATTTGTCCAGGAGCAGTTGATACAAATATTGAAAGCAATACATTCCGTCAAGAAGACAAATTAAAAGAAGTAGCGATTCCAATTGAATATCCAAATGGCAATCAACCGCTTGCTAAACGCTCAGCTAAGCCCGAAGAAGTAGCAGATTTAATCTTCTTTTTAGCTTCTGACGCGTCCAAACATATTACCGGAAGTGAAATGTTTATTGACGGCGGAGAATCGCTGCTGTAA
- a CDS encoding SDR family oxidoreductase yields MKHALITAGHKGIGKKVTEQFLKKQYSVTVHFRSDKNKVRELQKEWHQYKDNVQFVEGDITSKADIEHVVAQVMERFGRIDVLINNAGPYVFERKKLIEYTDSEWYEMLEGNLSSVFHFVKAVVPIMKKQQFGRVITYGFQDVEHTPGWMYRAAFSAAKSGLASLTKSLALEVAEYGITANMVCPGDIVGDMKESDIIKARLLEDKETPVGRSGTGEDIARIIEFLCDENSDMITGSIISASGGVDVVHKSKKQAPGR; encoded by the coding sequence ATGAAACATGCATTGATTACAGCGGGTCATAAAGGTATTGGCAAGAAGGTAACAGAACAGTTTTTAAAAAAGCAGTATTCCGTTACCGTCCATTTTCGAAGTGATAAAAATAAAGTGCGAGAACTGCAAAAAGAATGGCATCAATATAAAGACAACGTACAGTTTGTAGAAGGAGATATAACGAGTAAAGCAGATATTGAACATGTCGTTGCCCAGGTCATGGAACGATTTGGACGTATTGATGTTTTAATTAATAATGCAGGTCCATATGTATTTGAAAGAAAAAAATTAATAGAGTACACAGATAGTGAATGGTATGAAATGCTGGAAGGGAATTTAAGCTCCGTTTTTCATTTTGTAAAAGCGGTTGTTCCTATTATGAAAAAGCAGCAGTTTGGAAGGGTTATTACATACGGTTTTCAAGATGTAGAGCACACCCCTGGATGGATGTACCGCGCGGCTTTTAGTGCCGCTAAGTCAGGGCTAGCTTCTCTGACCAAATCGCTTGCTCTAGAAGTAGCCGAATACGGGATTACGGCCAATATGGTCTGTCCCGGAGATATTGTAGGAGACATGAAAGAAAGTGATATTATAAAAGCAAGATTACTAGAAGACAAGGAAACGCCTGTGGGCCGATCAGGTACGGGAGAAGACATTGCGCGTATTATTGAGTTTCTTTGTGATGAAAACTCAGATATGATTACAGGCAGCATTATATCTGCTTCGGGTGGAGTAGACGTTGTGCATAAAAGCAAAAAACAAGCCCCTGGCAGATAA
- a CDS encoding quinone oxidoreductase family protein: protein MKALVFERFGGPDVLHYQDIPNPSIGPTDVLVRTKAIGLNFADVYRRKGNYHLTGTPPYILGYEGAGVVEEVGAEVSHVNVGDRIAFADVPFANAELVAVPQDKIIAVPDDISFDAAASVLLQGLTAHYLTQDSYSIQPGDYVLVHAAAGGVGQLLVQIAKLLGGQVIGLTSSSEKAKAAAQAGADYVFLYVDNWVEQVKEVTKRGADVAYESVGVTLEKSFEAVKTNGTVVFYGMAGGDPAPVDPRMLMDTSKTLTGGDLWNVLVSHEERKVRSQQLFEWISKRQLVLTDPVVFDLKDGAKAHELLESRKSIGKILLRP from the coding sequence ATGAAAGCATTAGTATTTGAAAGATTTGGAGGACCTGACGTTCTTCACTATCAAGATATACCGAACCCCTCTATTGGTCCAACAGACGTATTGGTAAGAACAAAAGCAATTGGACTTAATTTTGCGGATGTGTACCGAAGAAAAGGGAACTATCACTTAACGGGTACACCTCCGTATATTTTAGGATATGAAGGAGCAGGTGTGGTAGAAGAAGTAGGAGCAGAAGTAAGTCACGTTAACGTAGGAGACCGTATTGCGTTTGCTGACGTTCCTTTTGCAAATGCAGAGCTTGTTGCCGTGCCACAAGATAAAATCATTGCCGTACCTGACGATATTTCGTTTGATGCAGCTGCTTCTGTGCTTTTACAAGGGTTAACGGCGCACTATTTAACACAAGACAGCTACAGTATTCAGCCCGGCGATTATGTACTTGTTCACGCAGCTGCTGGAGGCGTAGGTCAGCTTTTAGTTCAAATTGCTAAGCTATTAGGCGGACAGGTCATTGGCTTAACGTCATCTTCTGAAAAAGCAAAAGCAGCGGCTCAAGCAGGCGCTGACTATGTCTTTTTATACGTAGATAACTGGGTGGAACAAGTGAAAGAAGTAACGAAGCGAGGCGCAGATGTTGCCTATGAATCTGTAGGAGTTACGCTAGAAAAAAGCTTTGAAGCCGTAAAAACAAACGGAACCGTGGTATTTTACGGAATGGCAGGAGGCGATCCGGCCCCGGTCGACCCGCGTATGCTGATGGATACCTCTAAAACGCTTACAGGCGGAGACTTATGGAACGTGCTTGTGTCACATGAAGAACGCAAAGTACGTTCACAGCAGCTGTTTGAGTGGATTAGTAAACGTCAGCTTGTGCTAACCGATCCCGTGGTGTTTGACTTAAAAGACGGAGCAAAAGCACATGAGCTGCTTGAAAGCCGGAAAAGTATAGGGAAAATTTTGTTAAGACCGTAA